In one window of Sulfolobales archaeon DNA:
- a CDS encoding ATP-binding protein → MKRMRLRFVGNIEVDFVDREQALKRVEDWAERGTRLVQVVFGPEGCGKSAWLKQSAELLKELGFDVIYVDPLRRDFIVYTDLREVVKDLAEAAADIIGRAEVRLATLAIDLVKYALKRGRKKIAVLVDDAFQAIGLDRAATYVKGLLGLIEYPPADYERIVTVVATSEGVSKREIGRHYWADLRPIWNMPIEGFRELYNQLPGDKPNFEEVWRLTGGNPRILSDLYQKGWRVEELVNEIIYKKGVGEFISSLDKDKLEVLAKAVEDPDVLLSKEGINLLDKLVELNLVVDIPPKREPWFWIDAPPAEKDLELGIGRDVAWQTPLHREAVRRAFEE, encoded by the coding sequence ATGAAGAGGATGAGGCTGAGGTTTGTGGGCAATATAGAGGTTGATTTTGTGGATAGAGAGCAAGCTTTGAAAAGGGTTGAGGATTGGGCTGAAAGGGGTACTAGGTTGGTTCAAGTTGTGTTCGGGCCGGAGGGTTGTGGCAAGTCGGCATGGCTTAAGCAGAGCGCTGAACTATTGAAAGAGCTTGGTTTTGATGTTATATATGTTGATCCTCTTCGTAGGGATTTTATAGTATATACCGATTTGAGGGAGGTTGTTAAGGATCTTGCTGAGGCAGCAGCGGATATCATTGGTAGGGCTGAGGTGAGGCTTGCAACGCTAGCTATAGATCTTGTTAAATATGCTTTGAAAAGAGGTAGGAAGAAAATAGCTGTGCTGGTGGATGATGCATTCCAAGCCATTGGATTAGATAGAGCAGCAACATATGTAAAGGGTTTGCTTGGATTAATAGAATATCCACCAGCAGACTACGAGAGAATAGTAACAGTTGTAGCAACAAGCGAGGGGGTTTCTAAGAGAGAAATTGGTAGGCATTACTGGGCTGATCTAAGGCCTATATGGAATATGCCTATAGAAGGGTTCAGAGAACTCTATAATCAGCTTCCTGGTGATAAACCTAATTTTGAGGAGGTTTGGAGGCTCACAGGTGGGAATCCCAGGATTTTATCGGATCTCTATCAGAAGGGTTGGAGAGTTGAGGAGCTGGTTAACGAGATAATCTATAAAAAAGGGGTTGGAGAGTTTATATCATCACTGGATAAGGATAAGCTTGAAGTGCTGGCTAAAGCGGTTGAGGATCCAGATGTTCTTCTAAGTAAGGAGGGGATCAACTTGTTGGATAAGCTGGTAGAGCTAAATCTAGTAGTAGATATACCTCCTAAAAGGGAGCCCTGGTTCTGGATCGATGCTCCACCCGCAGAGAAGGATCTAGAGCTGGGGATCGGGAGAGATGTTGCCTGGCAAACACCACTGCATAGAGAGGCAGTGAGAAGAGCCTTCGAGGAATAG